A single genomic interval of Roseomonas aeriglobus harbors:
- a CDS encoding DUF4198 domain-containing protein translates to MKIFTARLLAAAALLSIPAGVSAHRLWLLPSGTIFSGTDSWVTVDMAASNDLFYADHQPGRLDGMKVWQPDGTPGQIQNGATGRYRSVFDVQLNKPGTWKIGTETTALMGSFKVDGVEKRIGGRPAMGANGERIAPLTVADIPATATDVQLTEVSARNEIFVTAGAPTRTVLKPTGKGLELDAVTHPDELVAGETAKFRFLIDGKPAAGLKVTVVPGGKRYRDAEGARELTTGADGGLAVDWPTAGMYWLNATYQDAKATAPRATGRRMSYTTTLEVMTP, encoded by the coding sequence ATGAAGATCTTCACCGCTCGCCTGCTCGCCGCTGCCGCCCTGCTCTCGATCCCGGCCGGCGTATCCGCCCACCGCCTCTGGCTGCTCCCGTCGGGCACGATCTTCTCGGGCACCGACAGCTGGGTAACCGTCGACATGGCCGCGTCGAACGACCTGTTCTATGCCGATCATCAACCCGGTCGGTTGGACGGCATGAAGGTCTGGCAGCCCGACGGCACGCCGGGCCAGATCCAGAACGGCGCGACCGGGCGCTATCGTTCGGTGTTCGACGTTCAGCTCAACAAGCCGGGCACGTGGAAGATCGGCACCGAGACCACCGCGCTGATGGGCAGCTTCAAGGTCGACGGCGTCGAGAAGCGGATTGGCGGCCGGCCGGCGATGGGCGCCAATGGCGAACGGATCGCCCCGCTGACTGTCGCCGACATTCCTGCGACCGCGACCGACGTTCAGCTGACCGAGGTCAGCGCGCGTAACGAGATCTTCGTGACCGCCGGCGCGCCGACCCGCACGGTACTGAAGCCGACGGGCAAGGGACTGGAACTCGACGCCGTCACGCACCCCGACGAATTGGTCGCGGGCGAAACGGCAAAGTTCCGCTTCCTGATCGATGGCAAGCCGGCCGCCGGCCTAAAGGTCACCGTCGTTCCAGGCGGCAAGCGCTACCGCGATGCCGAAGGTGCGCGGGAGCTGACGACGGGCGCCGATGGCGGTCTCGCGGTCGATTGGCCGACCGCGGGTATGTACTGGCTGAACGCAACCTATCAGGACGCGAAAGCGACCGCTCCGCGCGCGACCGGCCGGCGGATGAGCTACACCACCACGCTCGAGGTGATGACCCCCTGA